AGTTATTGTATGTTCCTGCAACTATTGTTTGTCCTCCCATAAAACGGTCGTAGTTTATTGTGCCTCCCCACGTTTTGCCTGCGGGTATTGGTGTTGCATCATTATACACACTCGTTGTAATTGTTCCGCTGTTATTTATTGTTGTTAATGTGCCTTGTAATTTATAACTGCTCATGCTTAATGTTCCACCTGAGGGAATTGTTAAAGTTCCATTTACTGTTAAAATACCGCCTGCGGTATTAGTTCCGCTTGTATTATCAAGTTGTAAATTATTGTATGTTCCTGCAACTATTGTTTGAGAGCCGGAAGCAGCAGCATATTCTACTGTTCCGCTCCATGTTTTTCCTGATGGTATTGGGGAGTAGTATCCTGTTGTGTATGATGTTTTTATTGTTCCGTCATTTGTTATTGTTGATAATGTACCAAACAAAACATAACTTGAAGTCAAATTCAATGTGCTGCCAGATGAAACTGACAGAGTACCATTTACTGTTAAGTTTCCTGCTGCTGAAATACTGCCTGTTCCTGATATTGTAAGATTATTAAATGTATAACTGGCAATGGTTTGTGTGCCGGAGCTGTTGAAATTTACTGTTCCAGTTGATGCTGTGAGTGTTGCACCGGAACCAAGGTTTCCTCCGATGTTTAATGTTCCTGCTCCTGTAAATGTTAAATTCACTCCCGACGGACCTCCTGTGAATGAAATATCACCTGAACAATTAATAGAACCCGTAGAAACTGTCAGTGAACTTGTGGCAAGAGAACCGCCATGTATTGTAATGCTTCCTGCATTAAGTGTCCCTGCATTTACAGCGATTAGTGATGTTTTAAATGACGATGGGGCAGTCATGCTGACAGCACCGGTAACTGTTAGTGTATAAGAGTCGCTGATTGTAATTCCATTTGCTGAACCTGCACTATTCGCATTTATTGTTATGGTATTACATTCAGCATTTGCATCAACTGTAACGGTAATTCCGCTATTAACAACAACATCATCGGAAGATGTTGGAACTGATGAGCCGCCCCATGTAGTTGTCGAACTCCAGTTGCCTGTTACTGATGCTGTTCTTGTTGCTGCTAATGCTGTTGAGAAAACATTAAATAAGAACAGCGTAAAAACGATTACGGCTGTAATGGTATGTTTTAATGTGTTTGCAGGTGTTTTCATTTGTTTAAATTTTAGCGTTTAATTTCTTCTTATTTATAATTTTTGGTATAATAACCCATAGTTTAAACTTTGTGTAAACCTTAGTGTCCTTTGTGGTTAAAAAAATATAACCACAAAGAGCACGAAGTAAATTTCACGAAGGACACAAAGAACTATATTTGATTACAACATAATATTTTTTAATGACTAATCTAATTGTTAATATTTCCAACAATTGTCAGCACTACCGGCGAATTCAAAGCATTTGAAAAAACATCAAGCTGCTTGTTAATAATACCGGGCAATGTAGTGTTGTAATTAACAGTTATTGTTCCTGTGCCATTAGGCAAAACAGGAGTATTTGACCATGTTACTGTAACATAGTCGGGGCTTGTTTTTACTGAATCAATAATTAATGCTTTTGTGCCAGTGTTTGTGAAAGTAAAAGTATAATCGCCGGCAGGAACGTTATTGGATTCGGTTTTTGTAACTTGAGCATAATCATGGATTGTGGTCTGAAAAGTTAATTGAGCATAAGTAGAATCGCTTTGCGGATTTGGTTCATTTTCTGCTGCTTTTATTGTGAACACTGCAAGTAAAAGCAGATAAATTGTTAAAGTAAATTTTTTCATATACATTAAATTTTTAGTTCGACTTTTTTCAATACTGCAATAATAAAAATATTTTTCCCATTTTAAAAAATAAAATAAGGTTTTTTCGATATAAAGTGCTTTTTACTAATATTTTATAGCACAAATTACTAGTAAAAATAATAAAATCTCATATGTAAATTTATTCCCCAATTTAGTTATAAACCTGTCAAGTTATTTCAGGAAGGTACAATGGGTTGCAACTCATTATTTGATTGGCATAAGAATGTTGTTTTTTAATTTTTAAATAAACCAGTTTAGATTATAATTTTGTCTTTAAATTTATTTTGTATAGGTTTGTCTGACAATATTTCAAAATATTTTTCTTGAAAAACACAGAAAATAAATTACTGAAAGAAGGAAAATTGCTGCTATTGGTTGAAGAATTTTATTCCATTCAGGGAGAGGGCTTCAATAGCGGAAAGGCGGCTTATTTCATACGGCTTGGCGGTTGTGACATAAATTGCAAGTGGTGTGATTCAAAAAACTCCTGGGATAAAAAAAATCATCATTTAATAAAAACCGATGATATCATTAAAAATGCAGTTAAATATCCTGCTAAAGCAGTTGTGGTAACAGGTGGAGAACCGCTTAAACACAATCTCAATTATTTGTGCGGCAAATTAAAAAATGCAGGTATTAAAACATATCTGGAAACCTGCGGCATTAATAAAATAAGCGGAAAATGGGACTGGCTCTGCCTTTCACCAAAGAAAAAAGTTTGCCCTTTACCCGAAATATTTGGTATGATAAATGAATTAAAAATTATAATCTGCGATAAATCCGATTTTAAATGGGCTGAAGAAAATGCAAAACGTGTTGATAAAAATTGCAAATTATATTTACAGCCCGAATGGGAAAATAAAAAGAAAACTTTACCTTTAATTATTGATTACATACTTAAAAATCCGAAGTGGGAAATATCGCTGCAAATTCACAAATACATGAATATTCCTTAAACAAGTACTTAAAGTGCCTAAAATACTTCGAGTACTTAAAGTTTTAAAAATGAAAATAAAAAATAGTTGTTGGTTTTCAGTTGCTGGTTGTCAGAAAAGAAAATTTTCAGATGTTTTTGCCTGCTCCGGTAGCTATCGGGATTATAAGGGTAAAATATCTGAAAATTCGCCTTCCTTTAGGGTTTGGGGTAAAGCGAAATTTCAGATATTAGAAATATTCATAATTATATTTTTAATAATCGCTGCAAATATTTGTTTTGCTCAGAATGATAAGTTATCCACTAAATCAAAGAAAGCAAAAGAATATTTCATAAAAGCCGAAATAAATTTCAATCGGAATAATTTTGAACAAGCAATAATTGATGCTGAAAATGCAGTAAGAACAGACACTAATTTTTTTGAGGCATATATAATGCTCGGGCATTTGCATACAAATCTGAAAAATTATAAACTTGCTGCAGCATCATTTAAAAAAGCAATAAAAATAAACTTCACTGATGTTGTTTCAAATTATTTCAGTTTAGGAGAAGCACAGATTTTTATAAATCAATACGAAGAAGCAAAACAAAATTTTTCAAAATTCATAGAGTTGGAAAAAAATGATTTGTATCTTATAGAAAAAGCAAAAAAAAGAATAAAAGATTGCGAATTCTCAATAAATGCAATTAAAAATCCTGTTCCTTTTAATCCGGTAAATCTTGGCGACAGCATAAATTCACCATTCGATGATTATTTTCCTACAATAAGTGCCGATGGTTCGCAATTGATTTTTAACAGAATTAATATGAACACAAATCCTTCACGAATGCAGGATAATATTTTTAACGACGATTTTTATATCAGTTACAGAATAAATGGGAAATGGTCGAAAGCGAGAAACATGGGACCGCCTGTAAACACTCTTTTAAATGAAGGAGCGCAGAGTATTTCTCCTGATGGACATCTTCTCATTTTCACCGCTTGCAGCAGAAAAGATGGTTTTGGCGATTGTGACCTTTATTTCTCAAGAAAAATATGCAACAAATGGTCGAAACCCGGAAATATGGGAAACCTTATAAATAGCAAATACAAAGAAACACAACCATCAATTGCAGCAGACGGAAAAACAATATATTTTGTAAGCAACAGGCCGGGAGGATTTGGAAATGAAGATATCTGGAAAATTAAATTAATAAATGATTCCACGTGGACATCACCCGAAAATCTCGGCTCAACAATAAATACGCCCGAACGTGATGTTACTCCTTTTATACATTTTGATAATAAAACTTTATATTTCAGCTCCGAAGGACATATAGGAATGGGAAAGTTGGATGTTTATTATTCAAAAAAAGATAGTTCGGGAAAGTGGGGAACTCCGGTAAATCTTGGCTATCCGATTAACACAGCAAATGATGAAAGCTGCTTCATTTTAAATGCAGCCGGCGACACTGCTTATTACGCAAGCAACAGACCTAATGGGAAAGGGCGACTTGATATATACAGCTTCGATTTGTATAAAGAGGCAAGACCTGAAATGACAACATACCTGAAAGGAAGAATTTTTAATCAACAAAAGAAACTTATTTTCGATGCAAGAATTGAATTGATTGACCTTGAAACAAAACAAACAACTGCTCTTACGTACTCAAATGAATGTGACGGCGAATTTCTTTTATGTATTCCAACAAATAAAAATTATGCTTTAAATGTTTCTAAAACCGGTTATTTGTTTTATTCCGAAAATTTTTCACTCAAAGGAATACATGATGTTGCAAATCCTTTTTTGACAGACATTGTGCTTGAACCTATTGAAGAAGGACAAATTACAATTCTTAAAAATGTATTTTTCGATTTTGATAAATTTGATTTGAAACCGGAGTCAATTGTTGAACTTGATAAACTTAAAGATTTTCTTATTAAAAATAAAACCATCAAAATTGAAATCGGCGGACATACTGACAATGTTGGCGACGATAAGCATAATCAGATTCTTTCGGAAAACAGGGCAAAAGCAGTTTATGATTATCTTATAAAAAATAATATTGCAAAAGAAAGGTTATCGTATAAAGGATACGGAGAAACCAAACCGATAGATACAAATAATACCGAAAAAGGCAGGGCTAACAACAGAAGAACTGAGTTTAAAATTTTAGGGAAATAAAATGAGTATCTCTCTCGCCATATCACCTTGCCCTAACGACACTTTTGCTTTCGATGCAATGCTGAACGGAAAAATTGATACCGAAGGTTTGGAATTTAATTATATTTTAACCGATATCGAAAACCTTAACAATAAAGCATTAAACAACGAAACAGATATTATTAAATTAAGTTTTCCGACATTTTTCGGCTTAACTGATAAATATGTTTTACTTCATAGCGGTTCTGCTTTGGGCTTTGGCTGCGGTCCTTTGTTGATTTCAAAAAAAGAAACTGATTTAAGAGTATGTCTTAAAACCAAATTTTCAGATGTTTTTACCCCAGCCCTAAAGGGTGAAACATCTGAAAATTTGCCTTCTTCCAGACGACGGATTAGTGATAAAGCGAATCTTCAGTTCTTTGATGAGTCCATAAAAGAAATTGAAAAACTAAAAATTGCAATTCCCGGAAAAAATACAACGGCAAATTTTTTATTAAATTTTGCCTTTCCGAATGCGATAAATAAAACCGAAATAATTTTTTCTGAAATTGAAAATGCAATATTAAATAATAAGGTTGATGCAGGCGTTATAATTCATGAAAGCAGATTTACTTATCAGAAAAACGGGTTGAAGAAAATTATTGATTTGGGCGAATATTGGAAAAGTAAAACAGGAAGCCCAATTCCGCTTGGAGGAATTGCAGTTAAAAGAAATTTGCCCGATGAAATAAAACAAAAAATAAATCGCATTTTGAAAAAAAGTATTGAATTTGCTTTTGCAAATCCGCAAGCAAGTTATAATTTTGTAAAAGAAAATGCTCAGCAAACAGATGATGAAGTGATTAAAAAACATATTGATTTATATGTAAACAAATTTACAATTGATTTGGGGAATGAGGGCAGACAAGCAATTGAAGTTTTTTATGAAAAGATGGTAGAATTAGAATTTATTGATAATAATAATTTTGAACTCTTTATTTAAAGGAATAAACCTGACAGAGTCGTCAGACCTGTCAGAGTTTAAAGAGTTACGAATTCATATTTCAATTTTTCTAAACTTTAAATTTTAAACTAACTTATGATAATAATAACAGGAGCAGCAGGATTTATTGGCAGTTGCCTCGTTGGCAAACTTAACACCGAAGGAATAAAAGATATTGTTGTAGTTGACGATTTTTCTGACGATTCTAAAGAAAATAATTTAACTGATAAATTTTTTGCCGGATGTGTTGACAGAAAAATATTTTTTGAATGGGCTGTAGATAAAATAAATGAAATTGATTTTATTTTTCATATCGGCGCAAGAACCGACACTACTGAATTTAATAAAGCTCTTTTTAATGAACTTAACTTAAATTACAGCAAAAAAATCTGGACTTTATGTGCTGAAAATAATATTCCTCTGATTTATGCTTCATCAGCGGCAACTTATGGTTCGGGCAATTTAGGATACGATGATGAGCACGAAATAATTGATAAACTGAAACCACTTAATCCTTACGGTGAATCGAAAAATGAATTTGACAAATGGGTTTTAAAGCAAAATAAAAAACCTGATTTCTGGCTCGGTTTAAAATTTTTTAATGTTTACGGACCAAACGAATACCACAAAGGAAGAATGGCTTCTGTGATTTTTCATTCATTTAAGCAGATAAAAGAAACTGGAAAAGTAAAACTTTTCAAATCACACAATCCCGATTTTGAGGATGGCAGGCAATTGCGCGATTTTATTTATGTTAAAGATGTTCTGGATGTTTGTTATTTTCTTATGCAGCAAAAAAAACATTCCGGAATTTATAACCTTGGAACAGGAAAAGCAAGAACATTTCTTGATTTGGCAAACGCTGTTTTTAAAGCAATGAATAAAAAACCCGAAATTATTTTCATTGATACGCCCGAAGATATCCGCGAAAAATATCAATATTTACAGAGGCAAAAATGAATAAACTTTTTTCCGCAGGATATAAAAAACTTTTCACAACTCTCGAAGATGGAATTACTGATTATGTAAAAAAATATTTATCCGGTGGGAAATACTATTAATAATTTAGTTTCTTTTTACTTAATAGTTTTCAAAACCTAAAGAAAGTGAAATAAATTGCTTATTATGGAAATTATCAGTGCCCAGCAGATTACCGAAAAGGATAAATATATAAGAATATTTCTTTTATGTGCGTAATACTTTGTAGTAAGAAAAGTTCCTATCGGTATTGAAAATAAAACAGGAGTAAGAATCACCAAACTGTGGTAACTGTATTTCTGGAATATCTTTACAAACTTTCTGTTCCTCGAATTAAATATTTTTCTTTTGGTTTCTGTTTTCTTTAATTTTATTTTTTCTTTAGAAGAAAAAATATTTCTAAAAAATAATTTTATTTTTGGCCATAAGATTGCCCACTGTTTAATAAACCATTCACTTAAAATAAAAAAGAATAACACTCCTGCTATACCGCCAAGTGCAGTAGTTATAAATGTTTGTATAAAAGAAAATCCCATTTCAGAAGCTAAAGGAGCAGCAAATATAAATTTAATCGCACTTGTTAAAAGTACTTTAAACAATTTAAAAAAAGTTGCGAATTTTAAAAGTGGTTCGAGCATGAATATAAAAAATTGCTGAATGCAAATATAGTAAAGGAAAAGCCCAAATCAAAATATTTTTGTTTAATCTGATTTACAAAGTATTAAATTAAAGATAAATCCAGTTAGGGCTTACATCAAGGCAATCCAAACAGTTCCTTTTATTAAATTGCTGAATGATAAGTATATTGTGAAGATAAACATTATATAACACCTCTCCATTATTTCTTTAACCATTTTATAAACCACGGCAGATTATTTCTTCTTATTTGCAAATAGAAACATTCTTTTGAACCGAAACCTTTATAAAACCTCGCAAGATTCGAATTATTAGAACCTGCAAAATCAAGTATGAGATTTCTTTGTGCATTTTTTTCAATAAATTTATCAATGATAAACGACATTGCTCCTGTTTTTCGTGCCAATTGTCCTGAACCCGAAAAAAGAAAAATAACCTTATTATTACTTTCAATAAAAAATATTCCTGCACAAAGTTGATTTCCCTTGTATGCCGCCCAAACCTGACCTTTTCCTTTTTTCTGGATTAAGTGGATAAGCAATTTTAGATTTTCGTAATCATTATTTTTCAGATTCTTTATTTGTTTACCCCTGTTTTTTCTAAAAAGATTTATTATTTCTTCGGGACTTGCAGTGCTGTTTATTTCAAGGTTATTTTTCTCGGCATTTTTTATGTTGCGTAAATTATTTTCGGCGTAATTTTTTTTAAGCTGTTCATAAGAGCTTATCAAATCAAGCTCAAGGGTTGTGTTGGTTTTATACTTAAAATCTTTTCTCGAAATTTTATTATACTTATTAATATTAATTTCAATAAATTTGAATTTCTCCGGTATAGCATCAATAAAATTATTTACAATTTCGCTGGTAAGTATTTTATTTGAAAAAACACCGAGTTGCTGGTTAAAATACGGTTGATATAAATAATAAATACCATATTTTTTTCTGTAAGTCAAAGGAAATACGTACTCGTAATCGCCTATTATCAATGCATCCCAGCTTTCACACAAAACATCAAGATACCATGAATACGCATAAATAATTCCATTAAAAGCATTCGTAATGCAATTATCCCATTTGGCTTTATCAATTTCGCTATGAGTTAAATATTCGAACATGAAAATATTTTGCTTTTACTGCATTCTGTTTGGTAATATTAAGAAAAAAGCACTATTTTTAACGTGAGTTCGGAATTTAGTTTATTTTGTTTTAAACAATATTAATATAAAAGATAGCAAAGTACATAGCTTTTGTGGATTTTTTTTGGTGACAAGAAAAATATAGCCACAAAAACACAAAATTTCACCAAATAAAAAGCAATTAAATTTTTGAATTTCAATATTTATAATCCCGAACTCTCGACTTTATGGACAGACACACTAATTAATAACGCTTACTTTTCTAACCATAGTATTATTGCCGTTTGAAATTCTCACTACGTACAATCCCATAATAATTTTACCATTTATATCTGAAATATCAATGTCTAATTTATATATACCATTTTCTTGTTTTAATACTGTTCTTTTTATTTCTTTGCCAATAATATTATAGACAATTACCTCTATCGGTAAGTCAGTGTTTTTCGCTTTACACATTACGGTAAACTTTCCTGCATTTGGGTTTGGGAATAATTCTATAGTACCAAAATCATTGTTATTTTCTGTTACTCCGTTTGCAGAATTATTTGCTCTTTCATGACATGGACCAAGACAATCTCCGTGATTTCTCAAATGTGCAGGAACAGCACTAGTGCTTACACATTCGGTCTGTTCGTTTTCAGGATTACCTGGTGGTCTATGACATATATACACTTTTTTACCTTTATCATCACATCTTATATCAATTACATTCATAACTACTAAGCCGATGTCAGAATTACCATTAGATTTTACCATTGTTACTGTATAAGTGGTCTTTATTGTCGGACATACCGATATACTTGATGATGTTGCTCCTGTATTCCATAAATAATGTGCAGCAATTTCCGGAACTGTTAATGTTACACACTGATGACCATAACCTATAAAAATAGTGTTACTGTCTCCGCAATTATTTCCTTGGTCTTCAGAGCCAGGAGTTACACCTATAACTTGTATGGGATTTACAATTACAAGAACTGTGTCAGCATCAGAACAACCATTTGCATCAATAACTGTAACTATATATGCATTAGTATTTGTCGGAACAAAAGGAATTCCCTGCTGTATTCCATCACTCCAGATGTAATTTATCCCTCCACTTGCTGTGAGCGTTACACTACTGCCTGAATTAACCGTTTGGTCGTTGCCGGCGTTTGCCTGTGGCAATGGGTTAACTGTTACAGTTACGCTGTCAATTGCGAAGCAACCACTTTCACCAACCGTTACTTTATAAGTTGAAGTATTTATTGGAATAAATGAAATTCCTTGTTGTATGCCATCACTCCAAATATATTCTAACCCACCGTTTGCTATGAGTGTAATATTTTGTCCGTAGCAAACTGTTTGATTTTCGCCTGCTTCTGCCTGTGGCAAAGGATTAACTGTTACGGTTACGCTGTCAACTGCTATACAGCCATTATCTCCTGTTCCGGTAACTTTGTATGTTGCAGTATAAGTTGGAATGAAAGGTATTCCTTGTTCAACACCATTATTCCAGCTATAATTTGTGCCGCCATTTGCAGCAAGTATAGCACTATTTCCAATACAAACTGTTTGATTAGGTCCGGCTTCAATTTGTGGAGAAGGATATACGATTACTGTCTTGGGTGCAGAAACATTACTGCACCCATTAGCATCAATAATAGAAACAATATAATCAGTTGTAACTATAGGTTTAGCAATAGGATTATAAATATCAGGATTATTCAGGCCAACAGATGGCAGCCAATTTGATGAAAAGGAATTTACCCTTGCAATATAATTGATTGTGGCAGAATAGCCGGAAATCATATTGTAACCGGGTGTGTTATTAACTACAGTAAGAGTGTTTGTTCCAGTAAAATTCCAAAAATCATTTAATTGTAAACTCTTAACTGTAATAATAGATGGATTTGTTCCTGTTTTTGGAACACAATCGCATTCCCAGTTTTTAGAATATATATCATCAGTGCTGTCAATTGTTTTTCCATTCAATTTGAATGTCCAGTTACTGTAGTTGCATGACCAATGTATTTTAAAATCAACAGATATAATAGAATCTGCATCGGTTAAAGAAAAAGGTGCAGACGTCTTTGTTCCGGGTGATTGACTGTAACCATCAACGCACAAACTATTTGTGAACCCACAACTACCTCCACCTTCATCATAAATACAAACATCATAAGAGTTTAAAGATTTAACTTTAGCAATTNNNNNNNNNNCACAGAATCACCCTGACAAATTGCAGGATTTTTCTCGGTTACAATTTCCGGAGCAGGTATTGGATTTACAGTAACGATAATAAAAGCATGAGAACCTGAACACCCATACACATCGTATTTGCCGGAAGTTGAAACAGTGATTGATTGAGTTGTTGCACCTGTTGACCAATTATAGATGCTATTATCCGGATTTGCAGTTAAAATAACCGAATCACCGCTACAAAAAGTTGTAGCACCACTTGGTGTAATTCCTGTAATTGCTGATGATTGATTAACCATTATTGTATCAGTAAAGCTGCTTATACATCCATAAGGAGTAGTAACTTTTAAAGTTATAATTTTCTGTCCGGGAGCATTAAATTTTATACCTTGCGGATTCATTACTAAAGAAGTGGAAGGAGTGGTTTCTGCACCAAAATTCCATTCAAATGTTCCGGAAGGCAAATTACCGATATAATTAAAATCATAAACTAAGGGCTGCCCGCAAAAATCAGGTTGCTTTGCTTCAAACTTTGCAATTGCTGTTGTGTCACCGGCAATCGTGCTGGTTACATAATTTGTAAATACAGGCGGGATGCTTTCCAAATAAATAGTTGCTCTGTTTTTTATAACTTTACCTGAAATACCTGAGCGTGGTTTGATGCGGTATTTAATATATCCTATACTACCTTGTTGGTCTGTGCTGCTATCGGGCAGATGGATGTTTCTAAAAGTCCATGTAAGTATACCTGCTCCGCTGATATTAAAAGTAGCAGGATGGCTGGTAAGAAGTATTTTTAATGAAGAAACATCTAAATTAAGATAATCAAGTGTGTCAACAACCTGAATATAATTAGCAGGAGCAGTGCCCACATTTTGAAAATAAATTTCATAAGTAAGGCTGTCCGCAGCACTAATAGTTTTGCAGGGACCATTTCCTTCAGGAAACACAAGTTTTTTAACATTAGGAAAAATCGGACCCGAATAAGCCATATCATATTCGGAATGATTATTATTATTACCATCATCAGGAAGAATATCGGCATAAGAATGCAAGATGGTTCCAACAGGTGTGCAACAAGCTGTATGTGTTATTATATTTAATGATTTGGGTTGAATGGAATGCTGCTTTATTGATGGGCAGGGATTTTGTCCCGGATTATCGCATAAATGATACCATTCAAAAACAAAGCCGTCGGCAATGCTTCCTGAAATGTTATCAGGCGGACATAATATACCGCTAACCTGAGAACTATCATACATTTCGCCTGTCGGAAGATGTACTATCAGCGTACAAGGGTCACTTATCATCGACCCGTTATTAAAGTAATTTACAGTATAATTATTTTGAACACATTTGCTGCAAACTCCATTGCAATAATCTGTAAGTCCGGAAAAACAATTTGAACTATCAGGTAATTGTATTCCCTGAATGCTAACACCTAAATCGGTACCATTTGTTAAAATAAATTTACTTCCAAAGTTAATATTTTTCACTTCTTTATTATTTTCCGGAACATCAATAGTATAGTCGTTTATAGGGTATGTCTTTATCCATCCTTCCTCGGGTTTTAGTTTTAAAGTATATGTTCCAGGTGCAACTACAAAATAATAATCCCCATCACTGTTAGTTGTTGCATATTGTGTTTGTATGCCATTACCATCTAACAGAATCACTCTGTCAGCCAATCCATATTCTGAACTATCACGTATTCCGTTACCGTTAGTATCTTCAAACACATTCCCATTTATACCGGGTATTGCGTTTTTCATTACTGTAACAGAATTTCCCATCCAGTTTGCCACTATAATATCAACATCTCCGTCATTATCAATATCAGCAACATAAATGTCTATAGGTTGTTTTCCGGGAGGAACATAAAAATCTTCTCTTTGATTAAATACGCCATCAGCTCTGTTTTTCCAAATAGTAAAAGTATTACATCCAACATTATTGTTAGCAGCAATAATATCCTGGTCGCCATCTCCATCAATA
The genomic region above belongs to Bacteroidales bacterium and contains:
- a CDS encoding 1,4-dihydroxy-6-naphthoate synthase; its protein translation is MSISLAISPCPNDTFAFDAMLNGKIDTEGLEFNYILTDIENLNNKALNNETDIIKLSFPTFFGLTDKYVLLHSGSALGFGCGPLLISKKETDLRVCLKTKFSDVFTPALKGETSENLPSSRRRISDKANLQFFDESIKEIEKLKIAIPGKNTTANFLLNFAFPNAINKTEIIFSEIENAILNNKVDAGVIIHESRFTYQKNGLKKIIDLGEYWKSKTGSPIPLGGIAVKRNLPDEIKQKINRILKKSIEFAFANPQASYNFVKENAQQTDDEVIKKHIDLYVNKFTIDLGNEGRQAIEVFYEKMVELEFIDNNNFELFI
- a CDS encoding OmpA family protein, which gives rise to MKIKNSCWFSVAGCQKRKFSDVFACSGSYRDYKGKISENSPSFRVWGKAKFQILEIFIIIFLIIAANICFAQNDKLSTKSKKAKEYFIKAEINFNRNNFEQAIIDAENAVRTDTNFFEAYIMLGHLHTNLKNYKLAAASFKKAIKINFTDVVSNYFSLGEAQIFINQYEEAKQNFSKFIELEKNDLYLIEKAKKRIKDCEFSINAIKNPVPFNPVNLGDSINSPFDDYFPTISADGSQLIFNRINMNTNPSRMQDNIFNDDFYISYRINGKWSKARNMGPPVNTLLNEGAQSISPDGHLLIFTACSRKDGFGDCDLYFSRKICNKWSKPGNMGNLINSKYKETQPSIAADGKTIYFVSNRPGGFGNEDIWKIKLINDSTWTSPENLGSTINTPERDVTPFIHFDNKTLYFSSEGHIGMGKLDVYYSKKDSSGKWGTPVNLGYPINTANDESCFILNAAGDTAYYASNRPNGKGRLDIYSFDLYKEARPEMTTYLKGRIFNQQKKLIFDARIELIDLETKQTTALTYSNECDGEFLLCIPTNKNYALNVSKTGYLFYSENFSLKGIHDVANPFLTDIVLEPIEEGQITILKNVFFDFDKFDLKPESIVELDKLKDFLIKNKTIKIEIGGHTDNVGDDKHNQILSENRAKAVYDYLIKNNIAKERLSYKGYGETKPIDTNNTEKGRANNRRTEFKILGK
- a CDS encoding 7-carboxy-7-deazaguanine synthase QueE — translated: MKNTENKLLKEGKLLLLVEEFYSIQGEGFNSGKAAYFIRLGGCDINCKWCDSKNSWDKKNHHLIKTDDIIKNAVKYPAKAVVVTGGEPLKHNLNYLCGKLKNAGIKTYLETCGINKISGKWDWLCLSPKKKVCPLPEIFGMINELKIIICDKSDFKWAEENAKRVDKNCKLYLQPEWENKKKTLPLIIDYILKNPKWEISLQIHKYMNIP
- a CDS encoding DUF1573 domain-containing protein; its protein translation is MKKFTLTIYLLLLAVFTIKAAENEPNPQSDSTYAQLTFQTTIHDYAQVTKTESNNVPAGDYTFTFTNTGTKALIIDSVKTSPDYVTVTWSNTPVLPNGTGTITVNYNTTLPGIINKQLDVFSNALNSPVVLTIVGNINN
- the rfaD gene encoding ADP-glyceromanno-heptose 6-epimerase, which translates into the protein MIIITGAAGFIGSCLVGKLNTEGIKDIVVVDDFSDDSKENNLTDKFFAGCVDRKIFFEWAVDKINEIDFIFHIGARTDTTEFNKALFNELNLNYSKKIWTLCAENNIPLIYASSAATYGSGNLGYDDEHEIIDKLKPLNPYGESKNEFDKWVLKQNKKPDFWLGLKFFNVYGPNEYHKGRMASVIFHSFKQIKETGKVKLFKSHNPDFEDGRQLRDFIYVKDVLDVCYFLMQQKKHSGIYNLGTGKARTFLDLANAVFKAMNKKPEIIFIDTPEDIREKYQYLQRQK
- a CDS encoding T9SS type A sorting domain-containing protein; this translates as IAKVKSLNSYDVCIYDEGGGSCGFTNSLCVDGYSQSPGTKTSAPFSLTDADSIISVDFKIHWSCNYSNWTFKLNGKTIDSTDDIYSKNWECDCVPKTGTNPSIITVKSLQLNDFWNFTGTNTLTVVNNTPGYNMISGYSATINYIARVNSFSSNWLPSVGLNNPDIYNPIAKPIVTTDYIVSIIDANGCSNVSAPKTVIVYPSPQIEAGPNQTVCIGNSAILAANGGTNYSWNNGVEQGIPFIPTYTATYKVTGTGDNGCIAVDSVTVTVNPLPQAEAGENQTVCYGQNITLIANGGLEYIWSDGIQQGISFIPINTSTYKVTVGESGCFAIDSVTVTVNPLPQANAGNDQTVNSGSSVTLTASGGINYIWSDGIQQGIPFVPTNTNAYIVTVIDANGCSDADTVLVIVNPIQVIGVTPGSEDQGNNCGDSNTIFIGYGHQCVTLTVPEIAAHYLWNTGATSSSISVCPTIKTTYTVTMVKSNGNSDIGLVVMNVIDIRCDDKGKKVYICHRPPGNPENEQTECVSTSAVPAHLRNHGDCLGPCHERANNSANGVTENNNDFGTIELFPNPNAGKFTVMCKAKNTDLPIEVIVYNIIGKEIKRTVLKQENGIYKLDIDISDINGKIIMGLYVVRISNGNNTMVRKVSVIN